In a genomic window of Pokkaliibacter sp. MBI-7:
- the fos gene encoding fosfomycin resistance glutathione transferase → MPSGLNHLTLAVSDVQRSLSFYVEVLGCVPRVKWQRGAYLQQGELWLCLSLDQVCPAQDYTHYAFSIEAHELPGMRALLKERQVPLWKDNRSEGESLYFLDPDGHKLEVHVGDLNSRLAALREQPYDGLEWLS, encoded by the coding sequence ATGCCCAGTGGACTTAATCATCTGACGCTGGCGGTCAGTGATGTGCAGCGCTCGTTGAGCTTCTACGTGGAGGTGCTGGGCTGTGTGCCCAGAGTCAAATGGCAGCGGGGCGCCTATCTGCAGCAGGGGGAGCTGTGGCTTTGTCTGTCGCTTGATCAGGTCTGCCCGGCGCAGGATTACACCCATTACGCCTTCAGCATCGAAGCCCACGAGCTGCCGGGCATGCGGGCGCTGTTGAAGGAGCGACAGGTGCCATTGTGGAAAGACAACCGCAGTGAAGGTGAGTCGCTGTATTTTCTGGACCCGGATGGCCACAAACTGGAAGTGCATGTCGGCGACCTGAACAGCCGTCTGGCAGCGCTGAGGGAGCAGCCTTACGACGGGCTGGAGTGGCTGAGCTGA
- a CDS encoding ABC transporter substrate-binding protein: protein MKYTIPLAAALSAALWQLPAQAADLEVIHWWTSGGEQAAVSVLAREFDQLGADKWKDSAIAQGENARAVAYQRIFGGTPPGAAQFNTSRQFEELINAGLLQDLSSVADKEQWASFIRPPAIFGPCQKDGKVYCVPVNLHSEQWIWVNRKVYQQAGVTEPTTWQDFLESAPKIKAAGFIPLAQGGQPWQEFLLFRDMLLGMAGKDVWYQVWRDKNADVAGGSAVRKVFETMGELRQYTDQGMAGRNWNDTTNLVITGKAAAQVMGDWARGEFVLAGKQPGEDYDCIPGPSPEPYLTTNGDVFIFPKQSDPAVTQAQFKLASMLVDARVQTLFNNAKGSLPIRDDVDMSLADACIKKGLALLQRPDAIVQGYALFITPDTRGQIEDLLTEYWSTPDMTVDAAQQRFVGIIGDAD from the coding sequence ATGAAATACACGATTCCACTGGCTGCAGCCCTGTCTGCAGCCCTCTGGCAACTGCCTGCACAGGCTGCCGATCTTGAAGTGATTCACTGGTGGACCTCTGGCGGTGAGCAGGCGGCGGTGTCCGTGCTGGCCAGGGAGTTTGACCAGCTGGGGGCTGACAAATGGAAAGACAGTGCCATTGCTCAGGGTGAGAATGCCCGTGCCGTGGCCTATCAGCGCATCTTTGGTGGTACGCCGCCGGGAGCCGCGCAGTTCAATACTTCACGCCAGTTTGAAGAGCTGATCAATGCTGGTCTGCTGCAGGATTTGAGCAGTGTGGCTGACAAAGAGCAGTGGGCTTCGTTTATCCGGCCTCCCGCTATCTTCGGACCCTGCCAGAAAGACGGCAAAGTCTACTGCGTGCCCGTCAATCTGCACTCGGAACAATGGATCTGGGTTAACCGCAAGGTCTATCAGCAGGCTGGTGTCACCGAGCCTACGACCTGGCAGGACTTTCTAGAGTCTGCTCCCAAAATCAAGGCGGCGGGCTTTATTCCGCTGGCGCAGGGTGGTCAGCCCTGGCAGGAGTTTCTGCTGTTTCGCGACATGTTGCTGGGCATGGCGGGTAAGGATGTCTGGTATCAGGTCTGGCGTGACAAGAATGCCGATGTTGCCGGAGGCAGCGCGGTACGCAAGGTGTTTGAAACCATGGGTGAGCTGCGCCAGTACACCGATCAGGGCATGGCCGGCCGCAACTGGAACGACACCACCAATCTGGTCATCACTGGCAAAGCGGCGGCTCAGGTCATGGGTGACTGGGCGCGCGGTGAGTTCGTGCTGGCCGGTAAACAGCCGGGTGAGGACTATGACTGCATTCCCGGCCCTTCCCCTGAGCCTTATCTGACGACCAATGGTGACGTCTTTATCTTCCCCAAACAGAGCGACCCGGCAGTCACTCAGGCACAGTTCAAGCTGGCTTCCATGCTGGTGGACGCACGGGTACAGACGCTGTTCAACAACGCCAAGGGGTCACTGCCCATTCGTGATGATGTGGACATGAGTCTGGCCGATGCCTGCATCAAGAAGGGGCTGGCGCTGCTGCAGCGACCTGATGCCATTGTGCAGGGCTATGCCCTCTTTATTACCCCTGATACCCGCGGGCAGATCGAAGATCTCCTGACGGAATACTGGAGTACGCCAGATATGACGGTGGATGCCGCCCAGCAACGCTTTGTCGGGATTATCGGCGACGCTGACTGA
- a CDS encoding LacI family DNA-binding transcriptional regulator, translating to MKNKAATVQDVARAAGVSTATVSRAINEPDKVSEETRQRVADAIAATRYTLNEAARSLRMNRSRMLLVTVPDIGNPYFSLLLAGMEETASQQGYNLLIANTNCDPGVEHRLYDYVRSNRADGILILDGTLPSLGEQHDTALPPVVVVSERIEGAELPTVCVDNTAALASATRHLQQLGHRRIGHLCGPLANVLTKERLAGFRQAMADAELPVADSWVYSGDFSMDAGAAAARQWLDQSERPTAITCANDELAFGFIDEVRRQGIRVPEQVSVVGFDDIQFAARFYPALTTIHQPRKEIGRQAAALLLDLINQPGKVKKQEIVLETELVIRESTAAPVDQ from the coding sequence GTGAAGAACAAAGCCGCAACAGTGCAGGATGTGGCTCGCGCTGCCGGGGTCTCCACCGCCACCGTCAGCCGTGCCATCAATGAGCCCGACAAGGTCTCGGAAGAGACCCGCCAGCGTGTGGCTGACGCTATCGCCGCCACCCGTTATACCCTGAACGAAGCCGCACGCAGCCTGCGTATGAATCGCTCACGGATGCTGCTGGTGACCGTGCCGGACATCGGCAACCCTTACTTTTCGCTGCTGCTGGCTGGCATGGAAGAGACCGCCAGCCAGCAGGGATATAACCTGCTGATCGCCAATACCAACTGTGATCCCGGCGTAGAGCACCGGCTGTACGATTACGTGCGCAGCAACCGTGCCGACGGCATTCTGATTCTCGATGGCACCCTGCCCTCGCTGGGAGAGCAGCACGATACTGCTCTGCCACCGGTAGTGGTGGTCAGTGAACGTATCGAAGGGGCTGAGCTGCCTACCGTGTGTGTCGATAACACTGCCGCACTGGCCAGTGCCACCCGCCACCTGCAACAGCTTGGGCACCGCCGTATCGGCCATCTGTGCGGTCCGCTGGCGAACGTGCTGACCAAGGAACGTCTGGCCGGGTTCAGGCAAGCCATGGCCGATGCCGAGCTGCCGGTCGCTGACAGCTGGGTATACAGCGGTGATTTCTCCATGGATGCCGGTGCAGCTGCGGCCCGGCAGTGGCTTGACCAGAGCGAACGCCCAACCGCCATCACCTGTGCCAACGATGAGCTGGCCTTCGGTTTTATTGATGAAGTGCGCCGCCAGGGGATCCGCGTACCTGAGCAGGTATCAGTTGTGGGGTTTGACGATATTCAGTTCGCTGCCCGCTTCTATCCCGCGCTGACCACCATCCATCAGCCCCGCAAGGAAATTGGCCGGCAGGCGGCTGCCCTGTTGCTGGATCTGATCAATCAGCCGGGTAAGGTCAAAAAGCAGGAAATTGTGCTGGAGACAGAACTGGTGATCAGGGAAAGTACGGCAGCACCTGTGGATCAGTGA
- a CDS encoding sugar ABC transporter permease encodes MSSSASQSGRAGAARKRWQWRPLLATTPMALTAIGIFVVCVVYSVVLAFTRTKRFPTFDFVGFDQFGRLWHTSRWLASVENLLIFGVLFIAICLLVGFLLAVLMDQKVRMESAFRTVFLYPYAMSFVVTGLVWQWMLEPSLGIQNEVRSWGWSSFSFAPLTDPDFAIYGVIIAAAWQSSGLIMALMLAGLRGIDSDIWKAARVDGIPTWQTYLFIVLPMMRPVVVTSVVLLGASVVKVYDLIVAQTGGGPGISTEVPAKFVIDYITERGNAGQGMAAATMMLLPILLLVGPWVYNEYVRRGARP; translated from the coding sequence ATGTCTTCATCTGCATCTCAGTCCGGGCGGGCAGGCGCTGCCCGCAAACGCTGGCAGTGGCGTCCGCTGCTGGCAACCACGCCCATGGCCCTGACGGCCATCGGTATCTTCGTGGTCTGTGTGGTGTATTCGGTGGTGCTGGCCTTTACCAGAACCAAGCGCTTCCCGACCTTTGATTTTGTCGGCTTCGATCAGTTTGGTCGCCTCTGGCACACCAGCCGCTGGCTGGCATCGGTGGAGAATCTGCTGATCTTTGGTGTGCTGTTTATTGCCATCTGTCTGCTGGTCGGCTTTCTGCTGGCGGTGCTGATGGATCAGAAAGTGCGGATGGAAAGTGCCTTCCGTACCGTCTTTCTCTATCCCTATGCCATGTCTTTCGTGGTGACCGGGCTGGTCTGGCAGTGGATGCTGGAGCCCAGTCTGGGCATCCAGAACGAGGTGCGCAGCTGGGGCTGGAGCAGCTTCAGTTTTGCCCCGCTGACCGACCCTGATTTTGCCATCTATGGCGTCATCATCGCTGCCGCCTGGCAATCCTCGGGGCTGATCATGGCCCTGATGCTGGCGGGCCTGCGGGGTATCGACAGCGATATCTGGAAGGCGGCACGGGTCGATGGCATCCCCACCTGGCAGACCTATCTGTTCATTGTGCTGCCGATGATGCGGCCGGTGGTGGTGACCTCGGTGGTGCTGCTCGGCGCCAGTGTGGTCAAGGTGTATGACCTGATCGTGGCGCAGACCGGCGGTGGCCCCGGCATTTCGACAGAGGTGCCTGCCAAGTTCGTGATCGATTACATCACCGAGCGCGGCAATGCCGGGCAGGGGATGGCTGCAGCCACCATGATGCTGTTGCCGATTCTGCTGCTGGTGGGACCCTGGGTCTATAACGAGTATGTGCGCCGCGGTGCGCGTCCCTGA